CCGGCTCCCCGCGCCCGGGGGTGGGGGTAACGCTGACCCGGCTCCCCGCGCCCGGGGGTGGGGGTAACGCTGACCCGGCTCCCCGCACCCGGGGGTGGGGGTAACGCTGACCCGGCTCCCCGCGCCCGGGGGTGGGGGTAACGCTGACCCGGCTCCCCGCGCCCGGGGGTGGGGGTAACGCTGACCCGGCTCCCCGCACCCGGGGGTGGGGGTAATGCTGACCCGGCTACCCGCGCCCGGGGGTGGGGTAACACTAACCCGGCTCCCCGAGTCCGGGGGGGGTTAACACTAACCCGGCTCCCCGAgttcgggggggggtgggtggggtaacACTAACCCGGCTCCCCGAGTCCAGGGGGGGAGGGGTAACACTGACCCAGCTCCCcgagtccgggggggggggggggtaacacttACCCGGCTCCCAGagtccgggggggaggggggggtaacaCTGACCCAGCTCCCCGAGTCCGGGGGGGTAACACTGACCCAGCTCCCCGAGTCCGGGGGGGTAACACTGATCCGGCTCCCCGAGTCCGGCGGGGGGGGGTAACACTGACCCAGCTCCCcgagtccggggggggggggcaacactGACCCGGCTCCCCGAGTCCAGGGGGGTAACGCTGACCCGGCTCCCCGAGtccggggggtgtggggggtaacACTGACCCGGCTCCCcgagttcgggggtggggggtaacaCTGACCCGGCTCCCCGAGTCCAGGGGGTGGGGGTAACACTGACCCGGCTCCCcgagtccgggggggggggtaacactgaCCCGGCTCCCCGAGTTCGGGGGTGGGGGATAACACTGACCCAGCTCCCcgagtccgggggggggggggggtaacactgaCCCGGCTCCCcgagtccgggggggggggtaacactgaCCCAGCTCCccgagttcgggggggggggtaacactgaCCCGGCTCCCCGAGTCCGGGGGTAACCTTGGTCCAGCTCCGTGTCTCTCTCGTCCTCGCTGCCTGATCCGCTCTCCCGCCGAGGCCGAGAGCCTGATGGGTGCCTCCAATCCAACCAAAATCAACGCACTGAACGAACGGTTTGGCCTAAGATCACAGCCCGAAGCCGGGGCCTAGCCCCACGAGAGCGGCGGTTACTCACCGAGACAAACGGCCAAAAAAACAGCGCGAGCCGCGCGCCGACCCCTGGCAACCAACGGCTTGACGTCAGCGCGTAATACGTCCCAGGCAGCCAGTGGTGAGCATTATCTGGGTTTGCTCAGGTTTGCAAGTGTCAATCATTCTGGTGTATAGTGTCCTATCCCAGCAAAACTTGTCATAGTTTTCCACACACTGACATACCATGAAATGCAATATGCAGGCAATTGcaacagccattcggcccttcctgGATCCGTGTGGGTCAGTATCACACCAGGctaggatcagctaactcagtacagagctGAGGATGGAACATGAGCCCTTAAGGCCTTGGTCTGTGTGGATCAGTACCATACCGGggttgaggtcagctaactcagcagggcccagtgcccagtgcccatgagataaaaacagaaaatgctggaaatactcagcaaatcaggcagcatctgtagggaaagaaacagagttaacgtttcaggtcaatgacccttcgtcagaactggaagaagttgaagattaaacagtttttaagcatgatgtggagatgccggtgatggactggggtggacaaatgtaaggaatcttacaacaccaggttatagtccaacaattttattttaaaatcacaagctttcggagattatccccttcacctgattcacctgacgaaggggataatctccgaaagcttgtgattttaaaataaaattgttggactataacctggtgttgtaagattccttagtttttaagcaaatacagagccagggatggggggagtggggaggaaagaacaaaaggaaagtactctgaaagggtggagggcaggagtgattaaatgacaaaagggatgatggtgcaaggcaaggagggtggtaatgggacaagaaacaaaagatgggtctggagaagCTGTAAATGACAACAACAGCCATTGCTCCTCAGTTCTAatgaagggtcatcaacctgaaacattaactctgtttctttctccactgatgctgcctggcatgcggagtatttccagcattttctgtttttatttcagatttccagcttctgcagtattttgcttttgatccagTGTCCATGAGGGTCAATGATGCAGACTTTCTCTTACAAGCTGATGTGGTTTCACCCCATCTCCTTGATTCTCACTTGCTGCACTGCATTGGGTTTCCATACATCACAATACAGCACTGAGGCACCTCTCACTACTGCGATCTTCTTGTAATAAATAAATGGGAAATATTAGAGAATTTAGCTAAGCTAAAAGAGGACAAATTGCTGGAACTGACGGGATACATCCAAGGATTCCAAGGGAAATGGGAGAATAGCAGAGACCTTataattatatttcagggttGTATTGAGTCTGCATATGTAttggaggactggagagtggccaatgtaataCCCTTTTTCAAAAAGGGAAATATGGCTAATCTGAGTAATTAAGGTTACTAAGCTTAACATCAATGGTAGGAAAAATTTTAGAatctttaattaaaaatgaaattactaaatatcaagatgaagagaaaataattagaagcagccaacatGAATTTCAGAAAGGACGATCATGCTTGTCAAATCctaagagttctttgaggagatgACGGATATGATGGaagggggaaatgcagtggatgtggtgtacatggactttaatAAAGCCTTTAACAAGGTACCACACGGGAGGCTATTGGAGATGATTAAGGGATACGAAATCAGGGGGaaggtagcaaattggattaaaaattggttagaagggagaaaacagagagtgggagttaagggcagtttcttaCAGTGGTTGGAAGTGAGTAGTGATGTCCCAGAGGGTTCTGCTCTGGAACCATTCCTGTTCACTGTATACATCAATGATatggatatagggctagagggagtgATGGCCAGGTTCGCAGataatactaaaataggaggcatagtaaataattctcaGGACCAAAGGAAGATGCAACAGGATATTAATaaaatggtggaatgggcaaaaaagtggcagctggaattcaatgtcagtaaatatgaGGTAGTACATTTTGGCAAAAAAGTAattatattgaatggtggaaggaTGGGTGATgtggaggaacagaaggatttgGGGCTTCAGGTTCCCAAGACGTTAAAAGCAGCagctcaagtggataaggccataaaacagcTGGTGGAATAGTGGGTTTCATGGCGAGAGCTGCAGAATATAAactgagatgtaatggtgaatctatataaagccATACTAAGTTCACAGTTGGAGTACTTCTGGGCAGTTTTGGACTATAGGAACAATGTTGAGACAAtagagaaggtacagcacagtttCACTAGAATACTGCCCGgagtgaggaaatacaaatataaaaagtctttaaaaattggggctgttttcttcAGAAGAgattagaggtgtttaaaattatgaaaggatgggacagggtagatagaaacagactatttCCAGTGATTGATGGGTCTAGAACAAAGGACACAtaggtgccttcagctgtctaggccctaagctctggaattccctccctaaacctctctcctcctttaagacgctccttaaaacctacctctttgaccaagcttttggttacctgtcctaatatctctttatgtggctcggtgtacaATTTTATCTGAAAATGTTCCTGCGAAgctccttaggacattttactacattaaaggcactatataaatgcaagttgtttgttgttgtttaccttcatccacctatcaaatctaatcttgaatgttgacatagtttctccctcaaccactaaccctggaagtgaattccacagcctcataattcaatgtttctcctgccctcttttctaaatctcttacatctaATCTTATATCTAAAGCCCATCCTTCTTCACCCCATAACTACTGAAAACAGTGTGCTTCTATTTACCCTGTTTCATCCTTgcataattttaaatatttctatcACCTCGCCCCTTTATCTGCATTGTTCTActgaaaaaagacccaatttatcaagtctttctttgtatttcctcatatcaggcagcatcctagtgaatcagcATTGAACGCTCTCTAAAGCCTTAGTATCCTTCATATAGTGTGGACCAaacactgcacacagtactctaactgagatcttattaaggttttatttagggtcatcattacctcttggattTTATACTCTATACCTCTCATTATGAAATCTAGAACTgaattagctttttttaataCGACCTTATGTACCAGAGGTGCTGCCTGTAATATcttgtgaacctgtactcccaaatCCCTCAACTTTACCATAGCACTGAGCCTACTTCAATTCAgaatataattactgctgttactttttaaaaccaaaatgtatcagcttacttcctcacattgaatttcatctgccactttttagcccaatCCCCCATTTTATCACTATGTACCAGAGCTATTCAACCatgcaacaacaactacttgcatttatatagcgactttaacgtatgaaaacgtcccaagctgcttcacaggatcaattatcaaacaaaatttgacacaaagccaccaaggagatattaggacaggtgaccaaaagtttggtcaaagaggaaggatttaaggagcatcttaaaggagagagaggtaaagatacagagaggtttagggagggaattccagagcctggggACTAGGCAGCTGGTGGAATGAAAAAATTCGGGGACGTGCAAgaagctagaattggaggagcacagagatctcggagggttgtagggctggaggaggttacggagatagggaggggcgaggtcacggagggatttgaaaacaaggatgagaattttaaaatagaggggtTGCCAGACCGTGAGCCAATGTCGGTTagcgagcaaaggggtgatggatgaacggggcttggtgcaagttaggatatgggcagcagagttttggatgagctcaagtttacggagggtgcaaggtgggaggccagccagaagagcattggaatattcgagtctagaggtaacaaaggcatggatgagggtttcatcagcaaatgagctggggcaggggcagaAATTGGcaatgttaaggaggtggaaataggtggtcttggtgatggataggatatggggtcggaagctcatctgagGGTCAAATGGgaggccaaggttgcaaacagtctggttcagcctcagacagtggccaaggagagggatggagtcagtggctagggaacagagttcaaggcggggaccaaagacaatggcttcagtcttcctaatatttaactggaggaaatttctgctcatccaatactggatgttggacaagcagcatgacataCAAAGGCAATGCAGGGGTTAAGAGAGTTAatggtgaagtagagctggatgtcgtcagcgtacacgtggaaacCAATGTCCTGTTTTCCAATGTGATACAGGACATCACAGGCAAGTACAATCGGTCCAAAGCTTGTCACTGGATAGTGGTTGAAAGAGCACCGTGGCTGACATTTCTTGCCAGGCCAGGAGCATTGAGGCCAATTGAAGAACTCCGAAAGctacccagctgagatcagctaactcagcacagactgggaaccaATCCCGGGATCATTCTGGTCTATGGCTCAGTTACATGTTGCCCTTACAGCTATTTTCTTATTGAACCATCAGGAGAGCTTCACCTCTTATTATCTGCCCTTGTGATTGATCCTTTAAGCAGGATATTAAAAGGGAGAGGTCAAGAATGTACACAGCAGCATCTCCCTATATGCAGGCAGCGTTTTGTGCATTTATAACCTGTGACTGTCTCTTCCCTGTGCTAAGGCATGCACCCAAAGGCATTTTTACATTGTGCTGGTGCTGTCGGGTTCTTGAAGCATGGGATTCATGCAGGTAGCTACAAGCCAAATGTAAAACTGCTGGAACTTGCCAAAACCACAGCCCCTACTGTCAGGATGTAAAATTAATGCTGCTGGTTcagaaccaatggtattaagttCACTGTTGCCCCTTGGAGGGTAGAAATTCCTTTCCCCCCTTTAAGTAAACCAAATTCAGATtccagcatcacagctgagccggatcctgtcctcccccagtgtcCATGCACATACACTGACAAATTTTTCCCTACCCCAGCTCAGGGTGCAGAGTAGCACCCTGGCTGAGATTGTTTTGTCATTAGATGTTGGAATTGGCCTCTGTCCCTGTCAGAGCCCTGGCTCATTATTACTACACCCTATCTTTCCCTGTTAGAGGGTACCTGCGAGTACCCTCTGTTGAAGGTTCCTCTGCCGATTTGACATTCTGAGGAAATTTGTTTGCTTTCCTGGATACTCCACGTTTCAGGGACCCCCATGAGTTGCTGCAATGTTCTGGAAAGAATAATAGCTACTAATTTGTGGAATTGCTGTACCAtgtgcctttgtttttttttgatattACTACTTTCACAGTtcaatttgaaaaacaaattcAAAAATAAAGTTTGATCATTTTCAAGAAAAACTCAATGATGTTTATTTCAGATACAATTTTTTGCCTATCAATCAGACAATTCACAGGTGACCATTGAGTTGAGTATTTTTCGTTAGTGGGTGGACATGTTTATACCGGGGCTCAATATTCACATACAGAGTATTATCATATGGATTTCGCGATTCCACTCGGTGCAGTCTGGTAACCTCCAGCCGTAGTTGTTCCAGAGATTTCGAGGAACTGATGTTCTTGTCCTTTTTCCCGGTGCAATCTGGATCCTCTGGGTACAGTTCATCCCCAGGATACAGAAAAACGTAGCCATCCGAAGCATGCAGAATGACTGGAAGCCAACGCTCGCAACCTTCCAATGTACGGTCTTGGCTGAATTGCTGCAGATCTTGGAGACGGGGCAATCGGCAGAGTCTGCCCAGCTCATaccactgtgggggaggggccaaGATTTTCTCAgatctgtgaccctcaatcacctCAGGAGGGGACAACCAGTTGTAGAGGATGGTTTCATGACCATCATGCACTGTGAAAGGAATCTCTTGCAAACAACAGATGAAGAATGCGGTATCAAACCTCTTTCCCTCCCGAAAAGTAGGGGTCAGCCAGTTACTCCACTCCTTCAATGCCCAGATATTTGGTATACACTCCAGCTCTCTGCACATTTTTATAAAATTGGCTGCATTTTCCTGCAGAAGTGGCCTCCAACTTGCAAGTTCCTCTTGGTCGTATTGTGTAAGCTTTATGGCCCCTTGGCCGTTCAAACATTCATCAGGGGCATTAGGCTTCACAAGGAGAATCCCTGACTCTTCAAAGGTTTCCCTAATGGCGCAAATACGGAAAGCTACTTCCCCAGGGATTGAAGATCCCATCTTTCTCCTGTCCGTTGCAAAGATTGGAGCCCTCTTAGCAGTTTGCCTGACCTTACCTAGCTTAAAGTCGGGTGGCTCGCAAAAAGGCTGGAACACCTGGATCCACTCGCTGGAAAAATCAGACGGGTCGATCGTACCTCCCGGAAACACATGAGCGTGAGGCATGAAACTGCTTTTCCCACTCCGCTGTAACATAAGCACGGCATAATCGAATACAGCCTTCTCCAAACATGGCTGAAGCACATTTTTCTCACGTGTAGGCACTGAAAGTGGAGGCCGACAGGTCTGTGCATTGGTGGCACTTTTACTCACAAAGTGATTTCGGACACCCGCAGCTAAGATTATAGTAGCTGCTTCCTTCCAATATTTTAAGTCTCTATTCATCTTCGCTGCAAGAAAGGATAACCTATTAATTTATCATTAGTTGTTGCTGGAACTGCAGAGCTAGCACAGCTCATCAGCAACCCCACTGCTCCCCTACTGGAACCAGCAACCCCACTGCTCCCCTACTGGAACCAGCAACCCCAGTGCTTTCCTACTGGAaccagtagttatactgttggacagagtattaatcaagaaataagaggacctagtaataaaggtaatgcaacaatcgttggggactttaatcttcatatagactggacaaatcaaattggcaaaagtagtttggaggacgagttcatggaatgcattcgagacagtttccaagaacaatatgtcatggaaccaaccagggaacaggccattttagatcttatcttgtgtaatgagacagggttaattaataatctcatagtaagggatcctctggggatgagtgatcataatatgatagaatttcactttgagttcgagagtgatgtacttaagtctgaaactagagtcttaaacttaaacaaagccaattacatattggctatgaggggcgagttggccaaAGTTGATTGGGAaactagattaaaagatatgacagtagataagcaatgatgaacatttaaagaaatatttcataattctcaacaaacatacattccattgaggaataaaaactccacgggaaaagtgattcatccatggctaactaaagaagttaaggatagtattagattaaaagaagattataatgttgccaagaagagtagtaagcctgaagattgggagagttttagaaaatagcaaaggatgaccaaaaaattgaaagagggagaaaataaaatgagagtaaactagcaagaaatataagaacagatttttttttttattcgttcatgggatgtgggcgctgctggcgaggccagcatttattgcccatccctaattgccctcgagaaggtggtggtgagccgtcttcttgaaccgctgcagtcagtgaggtgaaggttctcccacagtacgggtacggtagcatagtggttatgttactgggctagtaatccagaggcctggactaaaatccagagtcatgagttcaaatcccaccacggcagctggcgaatttaaatttaattaattaaattcaattaattaaaataaaatctggaattaaaatactagtatcagtaatgatggccatgaaactaccggattgtcgtaaaaacccatctggttcactaatgtccttcagggaaggaagcctgccgcccttacccggtctggcctatatgtgactccagacccacagcaatgtggttgattcttaattgccctctgaaatggcccagcaagcctatcagttgtaaaatctcgctatgaaaagtcataataagaataaaaccggacgaaccacccggcatcggaccactaggcaccggacacgacaacggcaaaacaccaagcccagtcgaccctgtgaagtcctcctcactaacatctggggacttgtgccaaaattgggagagctgtcccacagactagtcaagcaacagcctgacatagccatactcacagaatcatatctttcagccaacgtcccagactcttccatcaccatccctgggtatgtcctgtcccaccggcaggacagaccc
The window above is part of the Heptranchias perlo isolate sHepPer1 chromosome 19, sHepPer1.hap1, whole genome shotgun sequence genome. Proteins encoded here:
- the nudt19 gene encoding nucleoside diphosphate-linked moiety X motif 19; its protein translation is MNRDLKYWKEAATIILAAGVRNHFVSKSATNAQTCRPPLSVPTREKNVLQPCLEKAVFDYAVLMLQRSGKSSFMPHAHVFPGGTIDPSDFSSEWIQVFQPFCEPPDFKLGKVRQTAKRAPIFATDRRKMGSSIPGEVAFRICAIRETFEESGILLVKPNAPDECLNGQGAIKLTQYDQEELASWRPLLQENAANFIKMCRELECIPNIWALKEWSNWLTPTFREGKRFDTAFFICCLQEIPFTVHDGHETILYNWLSPPEVIEGHRSEKILAPPPQWYELGRLCRLPRLQDLQQFSQDRTLEGCERWLPVILHASDGYVFLYPGDELYPEDPDCTGKKDKNISSSKSLEQLRLEVTRLHRVESRNPYDNTLYVNIEPRYKHVHPLTKNTQLNGHL